The DNA sequence GCGGGGCCGGCGGGTTCACATCGGAGACCTCGGCGAGCTCCTGCGCCTGCTTCTGCCGGTTCGCCACGAAGGCCCGGTCGACGAGGATGTTCTCCACGACGCCGAGCTGGGAGGGGCCGGGGGTGCCGAGGGTGAAGCCGATGGCCCGGCAGCCCTCCTCGACGTCGGCCGCGCGCACCAGGTCCTCGGTGGCGGGGTCGGCCACGTTGTAGACGCAGGCCACCTGGTTGCCCTCGTAGATCCGGCCCTTGTCGGCCGCGTACGCCGCCATGGAGCCGTGCCAGTCGAGGTGGTCGGGGGCGAGGTTGAGCACCGCCCCGGAGTGGGCGCGCAGCGAGGGCGCCCAGTGCAGCTGGTAGCTGGAGAGCTCGACGGCCAGCACGTCGTACGGCTCGTCGCCCAGCACGATGTCCAGGAGCGAGACGCCGATGTTGCCGACGGCGGCGGTGCGCAGCCCGGCCGCCTCCAGGATGGCCGCCAGCATCCTTACGGTGGTCGTCTTGCCGTTGGTGCCGGTGACCGCGAGCCAGGGCGGGGCGTCCGGGCCGCGCAGCCGCCACGCCAGCTCCACATCGCCCCAGACGGGCACGCCGGCCTCGGCGGCGGCCAGGAAGAGCGGGCTGGTGGGCTTCCAGCCGGGGGTGGTGACGATCAGTTCGGTGCCCGGGGGGAGGGTCTCCCCGTCGCCGAGGCGGACCGTGATGCCCAGTGGCTCCAGCTCGGCCGCCTGGACGCGCTGTGCCTCGCCGTCGCTGCCGTTGACCACGGTCACCGAGGCCCCGAGGCCCCGCAGCGCACGCGCTGCGGGGACCCCGGAGACGCCGAGCCCGGCGACGGTGACCTGCCGTCCGGCGAGGTCGGACACGTCGAGGTGGGCGGCGCCGGACGTCACGATGCCCGCCACCCCGCGTAGAAGAGGCCGAGGCCGACAATCACGCACATGCCCTGGATGATCCAGAACCGGACCACCACAAGGACTTCGCTCCACCCCTTGAGTTCGAAGTGGTGCTGGAGTGGCGCCATCCGGAAGACCCGTCGCCCGGTGGTCCGGAAGGAACCGACCTGGATGACCACGGACATGGTGATCAGGACGAACAGTCCACCGAGGAGGGCCAGCAGCAGCTCCGTACGGGAGCAGATGGCCAGGCCCGCGAGCGCGCCGCCGAGCGCGAGCGAACCGGTGTCCCCCATGAAGATCTTGGCGGGCGAGGTGTTCCACCACAGGAAGCCGAAGCACGCGCCCATCAGGGCGGAGGCGACGACCGCGAGGTCGAGGGGGTCGCGGACCTCGAAACAGGACGCGGGGTTGGTCAGGGTCTGCGCGTTGGCGCAGGACTCCTGGTACTGCCAGACGCCGATGAAGGTGTAGGCGCCGAAGACCATCACGGAGGCGCCGGTGGCCAGTCCGTCGAGACCGTCGGTGAGGTTCACCCCGTTCGACATCGCCAGGATCATGAACAGCGCCCAGATCGCGAAGATCACCGGACCGAAGGACCAGCCGAAGTCCTGGACGAAGGAGAGCCGGTCGGAGGCGGGCGTCTGCTGGCGCGCGTCGGCGAAGTTCAGCGCGAGGACTGCGAAGGCGATACCGACGATCAGCTGACCGGCCATCTTGGCCTTGGCCCGCAGACCCAGGCTGCGCTGCTTGACGATCTTGATGTAGTCGTCGAGGAAGCCGACCAGGCCCATGCCCGCGAACAGGAAGAGCACCAGCACACCGGAGAAGGACGGCGGCTTGCCCGTGATCACCTTCGCCAGGGCGTAGGCGATCAG is a window from the Streptomyces luomodiensis genome containing:
- the murD gene encoding UDP-N-acetylmuramoyl-L-alanine--D-glutamate ligase; translated protein: MTSGAAHLDVSDLAGRQVTVAGLGVSGVPAARALRGLGASVTVVNGSDGEAQRVQAAELEPLGITVRLGDGETLPPGTELIVTTPGWKPTSPLFLAAAEAGVPVWGDVELAWRLRGPDAPPWLAVTGTNGKTTTVRMLAAILEAAGLRTAAVGNIGVSLLDIVLGDEPYDVLAVELSSYQLHWAPSLRAHSGAVLNLAPDHLDWHGSMAAYAADKGRIYEGNQVACVYNVADPATEDLVRAADVEEGCRAIGFTLGTPGPSQLGVVENILVDRAFVANRQKQAQELAEVSDVNPPAPHNIANALAAAALARSFGVPPTAVRDGLRAFRPDPHRVEHVADVDGVTYVDDSKATNTHAAQASLGAYEHIVWIAGGLAKGATFDELVLTAAKRLRGVVLIGADRALIREALARHAADVPVVDLDRTDTGAMAAAVREAARLARPGDTVLMAPACASMDMFTNYNKRGDAFAAAVRDLASGRVTDDQ
- the mraY gene encoding phospho-N-acetylmuramoyl-pentapeptide-transferase, encoding MRQILFSGAIGLFLTLIGTPLLIKLLARKGYGQYIRDDGPRTHGSKKGTPTMGGISFILATLIAYALAKVITGKPPSFSGVLVLFLFAGMGLVGFLDDYIKIVKQRSLGLRAKAKMAGQLIVGIAFAVLALNFADARQQTPASDRLSFVQDFGWSFGPVIFAIWALFMILAMSNGVNLTDGLDGLATGASVMVFGAYTFIGVWQYQESCANAQTLTNPASCFEVRDPLDLAVVASALMGACFGFLWWNTSPAKIFMGDTGSLALGGALAGLAICSRTELLLALLGGLFVLITMSVVIQVGSFRTTGRRVFRMAPLQHHFELKGWSEVLVVVRFWIIQGMCVIVGLGLFYAGWRAS